A stretch of the Thunnus thynnus chromosome 7, fThuThy2.1, whole genome shotgun sequence genome encodes the following:
- the si:ch211-11n16.2 gene encoding zinc finger FYVE domain-containing protein 1, translating into MSEILMKEMESISISSMKPEAHAGGVRSFLLVDEQENLQVRDESEFVDRLSCGDVAGVKVISIFGNTGDGKSHTLNHILFNGETVFYTSKSPSSCTVGVWAAYDPNLSLVALDTEGLLGAAANQNQRMRLLLKVLAVSDIVVYRTRAERLHNDMFQFLSSASGAYLKHFTPELRALSTRCGLDVPLSCLGPAVIVFQETTHTQLLGHDAKMAGQADTQLQKRFHDLGLGTEAFSSVQYVGTQTITPPTDYNSLLEAVKQQVRNTHTRSPRQPGIVFHALEALSERFCGELSDDKMTLYSFFPDEYFTCSAVCLSCNIRCKNGMNHLRDRVPHMADGLCQYAHQFNNKVLICKRCYEGGREMIVVPKTSASSDNPWFGLAKYAWSGYVLECASCGVIYRSRQYWMGNQDPESGVVRSEVKHVWEGSDTFLTNHQNAAQRVLDGMNYVIQSVSEYSTGPTKAVAAWLTDQVAPPYWRPNTDITACHGCQKVFEEAERKHHCRSCGEGFCHPCSSHRMPVPERGWGSGPVRVCKACYQQGGPPDTNSQVCKVEPRGLIARRVTEVAQSTLDMVTTAVDYPLCFVKDVARPDYWVPDQDITQCHQCSKTFTPVMSKHHCRACGQGVCGPCSTHVKPVPSRGWDHPVRVCNSCHARTDSL; encoded by the exons ATGTCCGAAATTCTGATGAAGGAAATGGAGAGCATATCGATCAGTTCAATGAAGCCAGAGGCGCATGCGGGCGGTGTGCGGAGCTTCCTGTTGGTGGACGAACAAGAAAACCTGCAG GTCCGTGATGAGTCTGAGTTTGTGGACAGGCTCAGCTGTGGGGACGTGGCTGGTGTCAAAGTCATCTCCATCTTTGGGAACACTGGTGACGGCAAGTCCCACACCCTCAATCACATCCTGTTCAATGGCGAGACTGTGTTTTATACCTCCAAATCCCCCAGCTCATGTACGGTGGGTGTGTGGGCCGCCTATGACCCCAACCTCAGTCTGGTCGCCCTGGATACTGAGGGCCTGCTCGGGGCCGCAGCCAATCAGAACCAGAGAATGCGGCTGCTGCTGAAG GTATTGGCAGTGTCAGATATTGTAGTCTATCGTACACGAGCCGAACGCCTCCACAACGATATGTTCCAGTTCCTGAGCAGTGCCTCAGGGGCCTATCTGAAGCACTTCACCCCTGAGCTGAGGGCCCTGTCCACCCGCTGCGGTCTGGACGTGCCCCTCTCATGTCTTGGGCCTGCCGTCATCGTCTTCCAGGAGACAACACACACCCAGTTGCTGGGTCATG ACGCTAAGATGGCCGGCCAGGCTGACACGCAGCTCCAGAAGCGTTTTCACGATCTGGGCTTGGGGACTGAGGCCTTCAGCTCAGTGCAGTATGTAGGCACTCAGACCATCACACCTCCCACTGACTACAACAGTCTGCTGGAGGCTGTCAAGCAACAAGTGAGGAACACTCACACACGCTCCCCCCGCCAGCCTGGGATAGTGTTTCATGCTCTGGAA GCCCTAAGTGAGCGTTTCTGTGGGGAACTGTCAGATGACAAGATGACTCTGTACTCCTTCTTTCCCGATGAGTACTTTACCTGCTCTGCTGTTTGCCTCAGCTGCAA TATTCGCTGTAAAAATGGAATGAACCATCTGAGAGACCGGGTCCCCCACATGGCAGATGGACTGTGCCAGTATGCACACCAGTTCAACAACAAGGTCCTCATCTGTAAG AGGTGCTATgaaggaggcagagagatgaTTGTTGTGCCCAAGACTTCAGCTTCCTCTGATAACCCATGGTTTGGACTCGCAAAATACGCCTGGTCAGG cTATGTGTTGGAGTGTGCCAGCTGTGGTGTAATCTACCGCAGCAGACAGTACTGGATGGGAAACCAGGACCCAGAGAGCGGTGTGGTGCGATCTGAGGTCAAGCACGTCTGGGAGGGG tCCGACACCTTCCTGACCAACCACCAGAACGCCGCCCAGAGGGTCCTGGATGGGATGAACTACGTGATCCAGTCAGTGTCAGAGTACAGCACCGGCCCCACCAAAGCTGTAGCTGCCTGGCTCACTGACCAGGTGGCACCACCGTACTGGAGACCCAACACAGACATCACT GCCTGTCATGGTTGTCAGAAGGTGTTTGAGGAGGCGGAGAGGAAGCATCACTGCCGTTCATGCGGTGAAGGCTTCTGCCATCCCTGCTCCAGCCACAGGATGCCAGTGCCAGAGAGGGGCTGGGGCAGCGGCCCTGTCAGGGTGTGTAAGGCCTGCTACCAACAGGGAGGGCCACCCGATACCAACAGCCAGG TGTGTAAGGTGGAGCCTCGTGGTCTAATAGCTCGCAGGGTGACGGAGGTGGCTCAGTCTACGCTGGACATGGTCACCACAGCTGTGGACTACCCTCTCT GTTTTGTGAAGGATGTGGCTCGACCAGACTACTGGGTGCCAGACCAGGACATCACTCAGTGCCACCAGTGCTCCAAAACCTTCACTCCGGTGATGTCCAAGCACCACTGCAGGGCCTGCGGACAGGGTGTTTGCGGTCCCTGCTCTACACACGTCAAGCCTGTACCCTCCCGAGGCTGGGATCACCCAGTCAGAGTGTGCAACAGCTGCCACGCCCGCACGGATAGTCTGTAA